In the genome of Deltaproteobacteria bacterium, one region contains:
- a CDS encoding STAS domain-containing protein, with translation MFRPKLFSTLKKYTLALFWGDLSAGLIVGIVALPLAIAFAIASGVTPERGLTTAILAGFIISALGGSRVQIGGPTGAFVVIVYGIVEKYGIDGLILCSLMAGVMLILMGLLQLGSIIKFIPYPLTVGFTSGIAIIIFSSQIKDFFGLKTPALPGDFIEKWEIYFHAFRTLDHTTTLLSLASLAILALWPRINRKIPASAIALLFMTLIVHFFHLPVETIGSRFGKLSAGLPSFNFPYFTLAQARGLISPAFTVALLGAIESLLSATVADGMIGGRHRSNTELIAQGIANLVAPLFGGIPATGAIARTATNIKNGAQTPVAGIIHALTLLFIVLLFGSWASQIPLCVLSAILVVVAYHMSEWHAFKSLLKAPRMDIAVLIVTFLLTVFFDLTVAVEVGLLLSLVLFMKRMTDVTSIREITSEISYSEPSYSEKDELGKPRQKDVVVYEAEGAFFFGIAELLRNTLDIGSEPPKIFILRMRHVLALDATGLQALRDLHRQCQHHKTQLMISGIGAQPFLAMQRSGFLQEIGRDNVLATLDEAMRRVQALKAA, from the coding sequence ATTTTTAGGCCCAAGCTTTTCTCCACTCTCAAAAAATATACCCTTGCCCTTTTTTGGGGGGATCTTTCAGCGGGTCTTATTGTGGGCATTGTTGCGCTTCCTCTGGCGATTGCCTTCGCTATTGCCTCAGGGGTGACCCCAGAGCGAGGGCTCACAACCGCTATCCTCGCAGGTTTTATTATTTCAGCCTTAGGAGGATCCCGAGTTCAGATTGGAGGCCCCACAGGGGCCTTTGTGGTCATCGTTTACGGCATTGTTGAGAAATATGGGATCGATGGGCTTATTCTTTGTAGTTTGATGGCAGGGGTGATGCTCATTCTCATGGGTCTCCTGCAACTGGGAAGCATCATCAAATTTATTCCTTATCCTTTGACCGTGGGCTTTACTTCAGGCATTGCCATCATTATTTTTTCCTCCCAAATCAAAGATTTCTTTGGATTAAAAACGCCCGCCCTGCCCGGAGATTTTATTGAAAAATGGGAAATCTACTTTCATGCCTTTCGAACACTCGATCATACCACCACGCTTCTTTCCTTGGCTTCCCTGGCTATTCTCGCTCTCTGGCCTCGAATTAATCGAAAAATTCCTGCCTCTGCCATTGCTCTTTTGTTCATGACCCTTATCGTGCATTTTTTTCATCTCCCCGTAGAGACCATAGGCTCACGCTTTGGAAAACTTTCTGCTGGATTACCCAGCTTCAATTTCCCCTATTTCACCTTGGCTCAAGCAAGAGGACTGATCAGCCCCGCCTTTACCGTTGCCTTGCTGGGCGCCATCGAATCTCTTCTTTCTGCAACCGTTGCCGATGGCATGATTGGAGGCAGACATCGATCCAACACAGAACTCATTGCCCAGGGAATTGCAAATCTTGTCGCCCCACTTTTTGGCGGTATTCCCGCCACGGGCGCCATCGCGCGAACTGCCACGAATATCAAAAATGGAGCCCAAACACCTGTAGCAGGCATCATTCATGCGCTTACTCTTCTTTTCATCGTCCTTCTTTTTGGCTCCTGGGCTAGCCAAATTCCCTTGTGCGTCCTCTCCGCCATTCTGGTGGTGGTCGCCTATCACATGAGCGAATGGCATGCCTTCAAATCTTTGCTCAAAGCGCCTCGTATGGACATCGCTGTGCTGATCGTGACTTTCCTGCTCACGGTTTTCTTTGATTTGACTGTAGCCGTAGAAGTTGGACTGCTGCTCTCCCTGGTGCTTTTCATGAAACGAATGACCGACGTCACCAGCATCCGTGAAATTACTTCGGAGATCTCTTATTCAGAGCCATCTTATTCTGAAAAAGATGAACTAGGAAAACCCAGGCAGAAGGATGTAGTCGTTTACGAGGCCGAAGGGGCCTTTTTCTTTGGGATTGCCGAGCTACTTCGAAATACCCTGGATATCGGAAGTGAACCGCCAAAAATTTTCATTTTGAGAATGCGGCATGTTCTGGCTTTGGATGCGACAGGACTTCAGGCACTTCGCGATCTCCACAGACAGTGTCAGCACCACAAGACACAGCTGATGATTTCAGGAATTGGTGCCCAACCTTTTCTGGCGATGCAACGCTCCGGTTTTCTTCAAGAGATAGGGAGAGATAACGTGCTGGCCACACTCGACGAAGCCATGCGGCGTGTGCAGGCACTCAAGGCGGCATAA
- a CDS encoding acyl-CoA carboxylase subunit beta, with protein MSFEELSKQLKSKKEKVLEMGGAEEVSRQHAAGKLSVRERIDLLFDKGTFIEMGILAHHQSTHPDMQERSTPADGCVTGYGKIEGRLVACVAYDFTVMAGSIGYVQERKVDRLRELALRERIPLVWLLDSAGARIQELAGSQFAESGKLFYDQVKMSGFIPQVAAMMGPCAAGTAYIPALADFVPMVKGTSSMALAGPHLVKAVIGEEVSVEDLGGSKIHCEVSGVGDLEVANDQECIQVIRDYLGFFPQHCGEKPPLKIHSTSDDFSFSEYQEEAPSDQVDASILQVVPENSKRPYDMHEVIRRLVDHEKFLEIKPQFAKNLIVGLGRFCGRPMGIVASQPLVLAGVLDVDSSDKGARFINLCDAFNIPLLFLQDVPGFMVGSKVERQGIIRHGAKMLYAVSLASVPKLTVIVRKAYGAGYYVMCGRGYEPDGIVAWPSAEISLMGAEGAVNILFRKQIKESENPEQTRKELVEKYQKEISLEKAAAGAYIDDIIDPRDTKKWILRTLELAQNKQMHWPKKKHGVMPV; from the coding sequence ATGTCTTTCGAAGAATTATCCAAACAACTCAAATCCAAAAAAGAAAAAGTTCTCGAGATGGGAGGTGCTGAAGAAGTTTCCCGTCAACATGCGGCCGGTAAACTCAGTGTGCGCGAGCGCATCGACTTGCTTTTCGATAAAGGTACTTTTATCGAGATGGGGATTCTGGCTCATCATCAATCGACGCATCCGGACATGCAGGAACGCAGCACTCCTGCGGATGGCTGTGTGACAGGCTATGGGAAAATTGAAGGGCGATTGGTCGCTTGTGTAGCCTACGATTTTACAGTGATGGCAGGGTCGATTGGCTATGTGCAAGAACGCAAGGTAGATCGCTTGCGCGAACTGGCCCTGCGTGAGCGTATTCCTCTGGTTTGGCTTTTGGATTCTGCAGGCGCTCGCATTCAGGAATTAGCGGGTTCGCAGTTTGCAGAGAGTGGGAAGCTTTTTTACGATCAGGTGAAAATGAGTGGCTTTATTCCTCAAGTAGCGGCGATGATGGGCCCTTGCGCTGCGGGAACCGCTTATATCCCGGCCTTGGCCGATTTTGTGCCTATGGTGAAAGGTACAAGCTCTATGGCCTTGGCAGGGCCCCATTTGGTGAAGGCCGTGATTGGTGAAGAGGTGAGTGTCGAAGATTTGGGGGGCTCAAAAATACATTGTGAAGTGAGTGGCGTGGGGGATTTAGAAGTAGCGAACGACCAGGAGTGTATTCAGGTGATTCGTGACTATCTGGGTTTTTTTCCTCAACACTGCGGCGAAAAACCTCCTCTAAAAATTCATTCCACTTCAGACGATTTTTCTTTTTCCGAATATCAAGAAGAAGCTCCCAGCGATCAGGTAGATGCCTCTATCTTGCAGGTCGTCCCTGAAAATTCAAAACGTCCTTACGACATGCATGAAGTGATTCGTCGCTTGGTCGACCATGAAAAATTTTTGGAAATCAAACCCCAGTTTGCCAAAAATCTGATTGTAGGCTTGGGTCGTTTCTGCGGCAGACCCATGGGGATAGTCGCCAGCCAACCCTTGGTGTTAGCGGGTGTGCTGGATGTAGACTCCTCCGATAAAGGGGCACGATTTATTAATTTGTGCGATGCCTTCAATATCCCCCTGCTCTTTTTACAGGACGTGCCGGGTTTTATGGTGGGCTCCAAAGTAGAACGACAAGGCATCATCCGTCACGGCGCAAAAATGCTTTATGCGGTGTCGCTGGCCTCGGTGCCCAAGCTGACGGTGATTGTCCGCAAGGCCTATGGCGCGGGTTATTATGTGATGTGTGGCCGAGGCTATGAACCGGATGGCATTGTGGCCTGGCCTTCTGCCGAGATTTCCCTTATGGGGGCGGAAGGGGCCGTGAATATTCTTTTCCGAAAACAGATCAAAGAATCTGAAAATCCCGAACAGACCCGAAAAGAGCTGGTTGAAAAATATCAAAAAGAAATCAGCCTGGAAAAAGCCGCAGCCGGCGCCTATATCGACGACATTATTGATCCACGCGATACCAAAAAATGGATTTTAAGAACTCTGGAACTTGCACAAAATAAACAGATGCATTGGCCGAAGAAGAAGCATGGAGTGATGCCGGTATGA
- a CDS encoding 3-keto-5-aminohexanoate cleavage protein, with product MNKKTIITCALTGVLAKKEQCSAIPYSPVEIAEEARRAYDAGASVVHIHARTPEGAASWEPNVFGEIKAEIQRRCPVILNFSSGGIGLPIQERTPHIVQHKPEIAALNMGSMNYAIYSSKQKKFYHDFVFANPFRDIQYCLEQINLAGALPELECFDCGHVANAQPFIDMGLLKMPAHFSLILGVLGGISTRAGNLAAMAANVPEGSHWEVIGIGRDQWRLIEEALALGGDIRVGLEDNFYLPSGEMATSNADLVNVAVKKILERGRSVASLEEARGILGLS from the coding sequence ATGAACAAAAAAACCATTATCACCTGCGCCCTCACGGGTGTATTGGCCAAAAAAGAGCAATGCTCTGCCATCCCTTATTCTCCTGTAGAAATTGCCGAAGAAGCGCGTCGTGCTTATGACGCTGGAGCCAGCGTGGTGCATATCCATGCACGCACACCCGAAGGAGCAGCCTCTTGGGAGCCGAACGTTTTTGGGGAGATTAAAGCGGAAATTCAAAGGCGTTGCCCCGTGATTCTCAATTTTTCTTCAGGGGGGATTGGTCTTCCCATTCAAGAAAGAACTCCGCATATTGTGCAGCACAAACCTGAGATTGCGGCCTTGAACATGGGATCGATGAATTACGCCATCTACAGTTCGAAGCAGAAAAAGTTTTATCACGATTTTGTTTTCGCCAACCCTTTTCGGGATATCCAATATTGTCTCGAACAGATTAATTTGGCGGGGGCCTTGCCAGAACTCGAATGCTTTGACTGCGGACATGTCGCTAACGCTCAACCCTTTATCGACATGGGCCTACTGAAAATGCCTGCCCATTTTTCTCTGATCTTGGGTGTGCTGGGAGGTATTTCCACTCGAGCTGGAAACCTGGCGGCCATGGCGGCCAATGTGCCTGAGGGCTCGCATTGGGAAGTGATTGGGATTGGGCGAGACCAATGGCGTCTTATTGAAGAGGCACTTGCCTTGGGCGGGGATATTCGTGTGGGCTTGGAAGATAATTTTTATTTGCCTTCAGGCGAGATGGCGACTTCCAATGCTGATTTGGTGAATGTGGCTGTAAAGAAAATTTTAGAGCGAGGGAGAAGTGTCGCGAGTTTGGAGGAGGCGAGGGGGATTTTGGGGTTGAGCTAA
- a CDS encoding DUF559 domain-containing protein, which yields MGTLLGISKLLRKKSTNTENDLWYYLRSRRLKGLKFRRQYILGAYIVDFVCLEKGY from the coding sequence ATGGGGACACTGCTTGGCATTTCAAAATTACTCCGAAAGAAAAGTACAAATACAGAAAATGATCTTTGGTACTATTTGAGATCCAGGCGTTTAAAGGGGTTGAAATTCAGAAGACAATATATTCTTGGAGCTTATATTGTGGATTTCGTATGTTTGGAAAAGGGGTACTAA
- a CDS encoding YihY/virulence factor BrkB family protein: MLIFFKKVILNWLQNNVFEHAAALAYGALFSLGPTLILVIRISGFIFGERSAEGRVFLEINSLIGRDSAHTIKKMVQHLVLQRHATWATFIGLFLFLMAASAGFAQLKGALNQIWSVRAAPEVNDFISFFKNRLISLAMILVFAFFSLFFLILSASISLFGNFIFPYFHISAGALSFMNGIVSLAVVSLLLAIIYKVLPDVKLQWRDVFPGALFTAILFAAGKYLIALYILKSNIANVYGATASLVIILVWVYYSSLLLFLGASFVQVYVQEKGRKISHKKNAAWIKKEIIKDIA, translated from the coding sequence ATGCTTATTTTTTTCAAAAAAGTAATTTTAAATTGGTTGCAAAACAACGTTTTTGAGCACGCGGCAGCGCTTGCTTATGGGGCACTTTTTTCGCTCGGGCCTACCTTAATATTAGTGATTCGAATTTCAGGATTTATTTTTGGAGAAAGATCTGCAGAAGGTCGAGTGTTTTTGGAAATTAATAGTCTTATAGGCAGGGACAGTGCGCATACTATAAAAAAGATGGTTCAACATCTTGTGTTACAACGTCATGCCACGTGGGCCACTTTTATTGGGCTCTTTCTTTTTTTGATGGCGGCCAGTGCTGGTTTTGCGCAACTCAAGGGGGCGCTCAATCAGATATGGTCCGTGCGAGCAGCGCCTGAGGTGAATGATTTCATCTCCTTTTTTAAAAACAGGCTCATTTCTTTGGCGATGATTCTTGTCTTTGCCTTCTTTTCCCTGTTCTTTTTAATCCTGAGCGCCAGCATCAGCCTTTTTGGTAATTTTATTTTTCCCTATTTTCACATCTCTGCGGGGGCATTAAGCTTCATGAATGGAATCGTTTCTCTGGCAGTAGTTTCCCTGCTGCTTGCAATTATTTATAAAGTTTTACCGGATGTGAAATTGCAGTGGAGGGATGTCTTCCCAGGGGCCTTGTTTACAGCAATACTTTTTGCCGCAGGGAAATATCTCATCGCCCTTTATATTCTCAAAAGCAATATCGCCAATGTGTACGGAGCCACGGCGTCCCTCGTGATTATTCTGGTCTGGGTTTATTATTCTTCTCTCCTGTTATTTTTAGGGGCTTCTTTTGTGCAGGTTTATGTTCAGGAGAAAGGCAGAAAAATCAGTCATAAAAAAAATGCGGCATGGATAAAAAAAGAAATCATAAAAGATATTGCATGA